A single Oncorhynchus tshawytscha isolate Ot180627B linkage group LG01, Otsh_v2.0, whole genome shotgun sequence DNA region contains:
- the LOC112250912 gene encoding kinesin-associated protein 3 isoform X2: protein MGDPMVGERKECQKIIRLKSLNANTDIATLARKVVEECRLIHPSKLPEVEQLLFYLLNRKKSDKREKHSPRDLAPFEGMELDEEANINRIDHYVELLYEDIPEKVRGATLILHLARNPDNLEELLQNETALGALARVLREDWKQSVDLATTIIYVFFCFSSFSQFHGQVTHYKIGALCMNIIEHELKRYDLWQDELQKKAAACDNDHKNQNVKKEHEKAFKKYQGLLIKQEQLLQVALHLLLNLAEDTRTELKMRNKNIVHTLVKTLDREDEELLVLVVSFLKKLSIFLENKNDMAETYAVEKLARLLPCKHEDLLNTTLRLLLNLSFDTGLRSQMVQAGLIPKLSALLADESQRQLCVCILYHISVDDRFKSMFAYTDCIPQLMKMLFDCGESPMDPELISFCINLAANKRNAQVICEGNGLKMLMKRGLKLKDVLTMKMIRNVSQHDGPTKNLFIDYVGDLAAQTGVQEREEYVIECLGTLANLTIPDLDWELVLKEYNLVPFLKDHLKPGSAEDDLILEVVIMIGTVSMDDSCAAMMAKSGIISALIELLNSQQEDDEFVCQIVYVFYQMVFHQATRDVIIKDTQAPAYLIDLMHDKNAEIRKVCDNTLDIIAEYDEEWGRKIQSEKFRWHNYQWLEMVDNRAMGDDGEPFMYGDDGEPFMHNGDILERPDLFYSADGIIPADSTISPEFFIGYQNGDMGQAGGFPGSMNIDTFRQSTVTSGQCPATASGFRPEEQFFYS, encoded by the exons ACAAACGAGAGAAACACTCGCCGAGAGACCTCGCACCATTTGAGGGGATGGAG CTGGATGAGGAGGCCAACATCAACAGGATAGATCACTATGTGGAGCTGCTGTATGAGGACATCCCAGAGAAGGTCAGGGGTGCCACCCTCATCCTCCATCTCGCCCGCAACCCAGACAACCTGGAGGAGCTCTTGCAGAATG AGACGGCCCTGGGAGCCCTGGCCAGAGTTCTGCGGGAGGACTGGAAACAGAGCGTTGACCTGGCAACCACCATCATCTACGTGTTCTTTTGCTTCTCCAG TTTCTCCCAGTTCCATGGGCAGGTGACTCACTATAAGATCGGAGCCCTCTGTATGAACATAATTGAACACGAGCTGAAGAGGTACGACCTCTGGCAGGACGAACTGCAGAAGAAAGCGGCAGCCT GTGACAATGACCATAAGAACCAGAATGTGAAGAAGGAGCATGAGAAAGCCTTCAAGAAGTACCAAGGTCTACTAATCAAGCAGGAGCAGCTTCTACAAG TGGCTCTGCACCTGTTGTTGAACCTTGCTGAGGACACGCGCACGGAGCTGAAGATGAGGAACAAGAACATCGTCCACACCCTGGTGAAGACCCTGGACCGGGAAGACGAGGAGCTGCTGGTGCTAGTGGTCTCCTTCCTCAAGAAGCTCAGTATCTTCCTGGAGAATAAGAATgacatg GCAGAGACATATGCTGTGGAGAAACTGGCCAGGCTGCTGCCCTGTAAGCATGAAGACCTACTGAACACTACGCTGCGCCTGCTCCTCAACCTCTCCTTTGACACAGGCCTCCGCAGCCAGATGGTCCAGGCTGGACTCATCCCCAAACTCTCCGCACTGCTAG CTGACGAGAGCCagagacagctgtgtgtgtgcattctgTACCACATCAGTGTGGACGACAGATTCAAGTCCATGTTTGCCTACACGGACTGCATACCACAG TTGATGAAGATGCTGTTTGATTGTGGTGAGAGCCCCATGGACCCTGAGCTCATCTCCTTCTGCATCAACCTGGCTGCCAACAAGAGGAATGCACAGGTCATCTGTgaag GTAATGGTCTGAAGATGCTGATGAAGAGGGGTCTGAAGCTAAAGGATGTTCTGACCATGAAGATGATCAGGAACGTGTCTCAACACGACGGACCCACCAAGAACCTCTTCATA GACTACGTAGGTGACTTGGCTGCTCAGACGGGAGTGCAGGAGAGGGAAGAGTATGTGATTGAGTGTCTGGGGACCTTGGCTAACCTCACCATCCCTGACCTGGACTGGGAACTGGTGCTGAAGGAGTACAACCTGGTGCCCTTCCTCAAAGACCACCTCAAACCAG gcTCGGCAGAGGATGACCTGATCCTAGAGGTGGTAATCATGATAGGGACGGTGTCCATGGACGACTCCTGTGCTGCCATGATGGCCAAGTCTGGCATCATCTCTGCCCTCATCGAGCTGCTCAACT CCCAACAGGAGGACGATGAGTTTGTGTGTCAGATCGTCTATGTGTTCTACCAGATGGTGTTCCACCAAGCCACCAGGGATGTCATCATTAAGGACACAC AGGCTCCCGCCTACCTCATTGACCTGATGCACGACAAGAACGCAGAGATACGCAAAGTCTGTGACAACACACTGGACATCATCGCT GAGTATGATGAAGAGTGGGGGAGGAAGATCCAGAGTGAGAAGTTCCGCTGGCACAACTACCAGTGGTTAGAGATGGTGGACAACAGAGCCATGGGAGACGACGGAGAACCATTCATGTACGGAGACGACGGGGAACCTTTCATGCACAACGGAGACATTCTGGAGAGACCCGACCTCTTCTACAGTGCAG ATGGGATCATCCCAGCAGACAGTACCATCAGCCCAGAGTTCTTCATAGGCTACCAGAATGGAGACATGGGCCAGGCTGGAGGCTTCCCAGGCAG TATGAATATCGATACGTTTAGACAGTCGACGGTAACCTCTGGACAGTGCCCCGCCACAGCTTCCGGCTTCCGGCCAGAAGAGCAGTTCTTCTACAGCTAG